Below is a window of Oreochromis aureus strain Israel breed Guangdong linkage group 4, ZZ_aureus, whole genome shotgun sequence DNA.
GGTGTCAGAAATTCCTGACCAAATTGAGGAGAGCGCAAATGCTGAGGAGGCAGAGCTGTTGTGTATAAAAGCAGCAGCTCTGAGCGTTTGCTCTAACTGACAGGCGTCCAAGTCGGGTGAGTACAGTAAAAGATTCATTTAATATGTCACTGTTGGATTATTCTAATTGTGAATTAAATAATGTATTGCATGCATTCGTGTTAAGTTACTTATATTATTTTACTCACTCCACAATTTTTGGGGTTTGTAATAGATTGCTGGAATCTTTAAAATACTTACAAAACAATGTAAAACTTGCACTCATCTACCTTTTACCATATTTTATAGCACCTTGACGTACACAAGGTATTAAGGAGTTTCTACTGGCATCACCTGAGGTAAATTCCATAAATCAAAAACAATGGAAATTAATTATGGGTTGTGTACTAAACATATGATTTATGTTTCACTTGGTCATATTTTCAGTCTTCCTTAAAGTGCCACCATGAGCACAGACGCGGAGATGGAGCAGTACGGCCCGGCGGCCATTTACCTCCGGAAGCCAGAAAAGGAGAGGATTGAGGCCCAGACTACTCCATTTGATGCCAAGACGGCCTTCTTTGTGACTGATCCTGATGAGATGTATGTCAAGGGCAAACTTGTCAAGAAGGAGGGTGGTAAAGCCACTGTtgagacagagggaggaaaGGTAGATGAATAATCGACGTACTTTATCTATTTGTTAACTATGTAGTGCCGAACTGTGAAAGATGATGTTGTCTGATGGATCATTAAAATCTATTTAGACGGTCACTGTAAAGGAGGATGACATCCACCCTAGGAACCCTCCAAAGTTTGATAAGATGGAGGACATGGCCATGATGACCCACCTTAATGAGCCATCTGTGTTGTATAACCTCAAAGAGCGTTATGCATCATGGATGATCTACGTAAGTTTTCACTTTGCTGTGTGTGAAAGGAAAATATCGCACCGATctgtaaatgtttaaatgatATTTATTCTCTATGATACAGACCTACTCTGGGTTGTTCTGCGTTGTCGTCAATCCCTACAAGTGGCTTCCTGTATATGATGCTACATGTGTAGCAGCATACAGAGGAAAGAAGAGGATTGAGGCTCCACCCCACATCTTCTCCATCTCTGACAATGCCTATCAGTTCATGCTCACTGGTAAGATCAATTCCCTATTAAAGCTTTTAAATGCAAATTAAAGACAGATGGCATTTAATCATTGATGATGAATCGATGATGAAGCAGAACTCTGTGCTGTATGTCTTTCTTTTAGATCGGGAGAACCAGTCTGTCCTGATTACGTGAGTATAATACAAACTGTATGCAAAATCTATAAAAACTTTAAGTTACTGAAGATTAAATTTAACAATGTGTCCCATAATCCCCAGTGGAGAATCTGGTGCAGGAAAGACTGTCAACACCAAACGTGTCATCCAGTACTTTGCAACAATTGCAGCTCTTGGAGCTAAGAAGGCTGAGCCATCACCTGGCAAAATGCAGGTAGATTCTTTATTCAGCACCAAAGACTTtgtgacaaaaaagaaaatcgaTTTTGGAAGATCAGCTCACATAATCACAATATATTCTTGCAGGGCTCTCTTGAGGATCAGATTGTTGCTGCCAACCCTCTGTTGGAGGCCTACGGTAATGCCAAGACTGTGAGGAATGACAACTCCTCTCGTTTTGTAAGTTATTAAGACAGAATTAATGTAAATAGATAAAATATTTACTACTTCCTCTCATGAAAGGAAATATTAATAAAGATCTGCCTCTCTAGGGTAAATTCATCAGGATTCACTTTGGCACAACTGGCAAGCTGGCTTCAGCTGATATTGAAACATGTAGGTTTGAACCACAGTGCAAATTGCCGTTATCTGTGATAGGAATAATACTTAATTAGTCACTTAAATTTATTCAAGCTCTGGGGAATGAGTATCAGACTGATATATCTAGAAATAGGCTTGAGCTtaatgtgtttgtctgtgatgtcaaatgtctaCAGTATCTAAATGACTTTGTTCTTCTTAGATCTGCTGGAGAAGTCCCGTGTCACCTTCCAGTTGTCTGCTGAGAGGAGCTACCATATCTTCTATCAGCTGATGACTGGCCACAAGCCTGAGCTTCTGGGTATGTTGATAGAACACCAAAATTTAAATTTTCAATGCATTAAATACCAGATCTCAACAAAACCTCATGAATTTAATTTCTTCTTTCAGAGGCTCTTCTGATCACAACTAACCCCTATGACTATCCAATGATCAGTCAGGGCGAAATCACTGTCAAGAGCATCAATGATGTGGAGGAGTTCATTGCAACAGATGTAAAATCACATTTGACACAGAATCTTATACTTAACCATAAAtatcttcttttgttttatttattaatagctgatttcatttttttcttacagaCTGCTATTGACATCTTGGGCTTTAGTGCTGATGAGAAGTTAAGCATCTACAAGCTGACTGGTGCTGTGATGCATCATGGCAACATGAAATTCAAGCAGAAGCAGCGTGAAGAGCAGGCTGAACCTGATGGCACTGAGggtaaatgataaaataatataatttttattgtgaaaattttCTATAATTTCCAAATACTTGAAATACTGCATAATAATTAGGTATTATACTCCAATCCAACAGTCGCTGACAAGATTGCATACCTACTGGGCCTGAACTCAGCTGATATGTTGAAAGCTCTGTGCTACCCAAGAGTCAAGGTTGGCAATGAGATGGTGACCAAAGGTCAGACTGTCCCACAGGTAATTAATAAAAAGGCTTCATGATATCACATTATAATTATAAACATTATAGCTGTATTCATATGGTTTTGAATAATTATAAATTCTTGTTTGGCAGGTCAACAATGCTGTCTCGGCTCTGTGCAAATCTATCTATGAGAAAATGTTCTTGTGGATGGTTATCCGTATCAATGAGATGCTGGACACAAAGCAGCCCAGACAGTTCTTCATTGGAGTGCTGGATATCGCTGGATTTGAGATCTTCGATGTGAGCACTTGAGACATTTCACTAcatttgttaaatgttaaatactgTATTGCAGTGAAATTACACATGTTTGTACTATTACAGTTCAACAGCTTGGAGCAACTCTGCATCAACTTCACCAATGAGAAACTGCAACAGTTTTTCAACCATCACATGTTTGTCCTGGAGCAAGAAGAGTACAAGAAAGAAGGCATTCAATGGGAGTTCATTGACTTTGGTATGGACTTGGCTGCCTGCATTGAGCTTATTGAGAAGGTAAACAGCTACTCTGGAAGAAATGTACATGTGGCTGCATATGTTACCTCTGTTGAAATTCACAAATTTTAATATGACATATGACATTTTCTCAGCCAATGGGCATCTTCTCCATTCTTGAAGAGGAGTGCATGTTCCCCAAGGCCTCTGACACAACTTTCAAGAACAAGCTGCACGATCAGCATCTTGGCAAGACCAAGGCATTTGAGAAGCCAAAGCCTGGAAAGGGCAAGGCTGAGGCACACTTCTCTCTGGTTCACTATGCTGGTACAGTGGACTACAATATCACTGGCTGGCTGGACAAGAACAAGGACCCACTGAATGACTCAGTTGTGCAGCTCTACCAGAAGTCTTCAAACAAACTGCTGTGCTTCCTTTACGCAGCCCATGCCTCAGCAGAGGGTAAGAAACAAAGATGATCTGAGTAATGACAAAACAAGTATCCGGTATAGATGATTTACATATGCATATGCATGCATATTTGAATAATGTGAATATGTAATATGTAAAGTTTTGAATACAGAATTATAATAGAAATTTCAAATTATACCTACAAGAAAGTGAGCAAAATTAATACAATTGTGTAGTAATCAATAAATATACATTGAAATTCTAGATGATGGACATCTTTTATAGTCAGAAATATGAAACTCACTCAGATAAAATTAATGTAAATAAATTACTGTTCTGTGGACTACATTTAGTTATTAAAAGACTACACTTTTAAACATTTCTCAGTTCTCACTTTTTAAATTCAATGTTTATGAAAAcagaggctgctggtggtggtggcaaAAAAGGTGGTAAGAAGAAGGGTGGTTCCTTCCAGACTGTCTCTGCACTTTTCAGAGTATGTATagatttatattattaaaaagtttaaaagcttatatataaatattttagcCTAATGATGCTGATCTACAGGAGAATCTGGCCAAGCTGATGACCAACTTAAGAAGCACTCATCCTCACTTTGTCCGTTGCTTGATTCCCAATGAGACAAAGACCCCAGGTACCCCACAGGGCCCCACAGTcctattaactgcaaaaatgaCAGAGTGAAATGAAGAAATTTTTGAAACATTATGCATTTCTGACTCTCAGGTCTTATGGAGAATGCCCTGGTCATCCACCAGCTGAGGTGTAACGGTGTACTGGAGGGcatcagaatctgcagaaaggGTTTCCCCAGCAGAATCCTCTATGGTGATTTCAAGCAGAGGTGACAGCACATTACTGTATTAGACAGCAGAAATGATTTCATTGTTGTTGTAAAGGGCAAACTTGAATATGATGGATGAAAAATCCAAGTAACAACATGATTCTCTCTTGAAGATACAAAGTGTTGAATGCCAGTGTCATCCCTGAGGGACAGTTCATTGACAACAAGAAAGCTTCAGAGAAGCTGCTTGGCTCCATTGATGTGGATCACACACAGTACATGTTTGGGCACACGAAGGTACACTTCATTATATTAATAGACATTACAAAAACACTGTCCATTTGCAGTTGTACTTATGCTTTCAATGATTAAATAGGTGTTCTTCAAAGCTGGTCTGCTGGGAACTCTTGAGGAGATGAGAGATGAGAAACTGGCTGAGCTGGTGACCATGACTCAGGCTCTCTGCAGAGGATACGTCATGAGGAAAGAGTTTGTGAAGATGATGGAGAGGAGGTAACATTATCATACTAAACTCTACTGTCTTTTGTATAGCCTTCCTTACAATAAGATCCCACTATACTAAAAGTGATACCATAATGTTTGGTTTTTAGAGAATCTATCTTCGCCATCCAGTACAACATCCGTTCTTTCATGAATGTCAAGAATTGGCCATGGCTGAAACTGTACTTCAAGATCAAGCCTCTTCTGAAGAGTGCTGAGACTGAGAAGGAGCTCCAGAACATGAAGGAGAACTATGAGAAGATGCAGACAGACCTGGCTACTGCTCTGGCCAAGAAGAAGGAACTGGAAGAGAAGATGGTCGCCCTGCTGCAGGAGAAGAATGACCTGCAACTTCAAGTGGCTGCAGTAAGTCATAAACAAAACCAAGTGCAGTAATGTGACATCTATGCATCTGCCACaagcaaaatgcagttttacaaAACAGCAAATCGCAGTATACATAATACATGGTACACTGACCATGAATGATATTATTACGTGTTCAATGTGTACTGTAGGAAGTTGACAACCTCTCTGATGCTGAAGAAAGGTGTGAGGGGCTCATTAAGAGCAAGATCCAGCTCGAGGCCAAACTCAAAGAGACAAGTGAGAGactggaggatgaagaggaaatCAATGCTGAGCTGACTGCTAAGAagaggaagctggaggatgaatgctctgagctgaagaaggacATTGATGACTTGGAGCTCACCTTGGCCAAAGTGGAGAAGGAGAAACATGCCACAGAAAACAAGGTTAGTTCATACTGATTGTAGTTTTCACCAAAATACAAAAGCATAATATGTTTATATGCTGTAATGTCTTATTTTGccattttaatttgttaactTTGATGGGGAATTccaatgtattatttatttcagGTGAAAAACCTGACAGAGGAGATGGCATCTCAAGATGAGTCAATTGCCAAGTTAACCAAGGAGAAGAAAGCCTTACAAGAGGCCCATCAGCAAACACTGGATGATCTCCAGGCAGAGGAGGACAAAGTCAACACTCTGACCAAGTCCAAGACAAAGCTGGAACAGCAAGTTgatgatgtaaaaaaaacactttaatggATGATGATTGTGTTTTTATGAATAAATTCTTGTTAGTGAATCATTGTCTTACAAACCACTTGAATTAAGTGACATGATTTTATAGCTTGAGGGTTCACTggagcaagagaagaagctccGCATGGACCTTGAGAGAGCCAAGAGGAAGCTGGAGGGAGATCTGAAACTGGCCCAGGAATCCATAATGGATCTGGAGAATGACAAGCAGCAGTCTGATGAGAAAATCAAGAAGTAGggctttttttgtaaataattcTCTTTACACACACTGCATTGCAATAATCATATAGACTATGATCGTAAAACCTTTCTTCTTCCACTTACAGGAAGGACTTTGAAATCAGCCAACTTCTCAGCAAGATTGAGGATGAGCAGTCTCTTGGTGCTCAGCTTCAGAAGAAGATCAAAGAACTCCAGGTACCATTATCTTAGGTGAATATTATGTTAAGTGAAACTAAAACATGTCAACTCAGTAAGTCTTTGTGGTGTTATTACCCTAAAGGCTCGTATTGAAGAGCTGGAAGAGGAGATTGAGGCTGAGAGGGCAGCTCGGGCTAAGGTAGAGAAGCAGAGAGCCGACCTCTCCAGGGAGCTTGAAGAGATCAGCGAGAGGCTCGAGGAAGCTGGTGGAGCAACAGCTGCTCAGATTGAGATGAACAAGAAGCGAGAGGCTGAGTTCCAGAAACTGCGTCGTGATCTTGAAGAAGCAACTCTGCAGCATGAAGCTACTGCAGCAGCTCTCCGTAAGAAGCAGGCTGACACTGTTGCAGAGCTCGGAGAGCAGATCGACAACCTCCAGCGTGTCaaacagaagctggagaagGAGAAGAGCGAGTACAAGATGGAGATTGATGACCTCTCCAGTAACATGGAGGCTGTCTCTAAAGCAAAGGTGTGGACATTGTTTATAGAAATCAGACTTtgcttttttcacatttcaaaacCTTTAAAAGCAGATATTCATAGATGTAATCATGTTATTATTACTAACACTCCTGTGTATGAATAACTGTTGATATAAGAAAAgattaacataacataacataacataaggTAAGATAACAtgagattttaaaaatgtaaaaatttgaATCTGTATAACTGATTACAATCagacttttttctaaataaaaatgttaaccaTTTTGACAGGGCAACTTGGAGAAAATGTGCAGGACTCTTGAGGATCAACTAAGTGAACTCAAAGccaaaaatgatgaaaatgttCGTCAGCTGAATGACATTAATGCCCAGAAGGCGAGACTACAAACAGAGAATGGTAAGGggacataaaacaaaaaaactgttctGTCTCTGGAAATTATTCACATTGACTTGACCTAAAACTACCATCAATCAGTGGATAAAATTAAACAAGCTAGGCTTAATACATGTGTGTTATTTACAGGTGAGTTCGGTCGCCAGCTTGAGGAGAAAGAAGCTCTCGTTTCTCAGCTCACAAGGGGCAAGCAGGCCTTCACTCAGCAGATTGAGGAGCTGAAGAGACACGTTGAGGAGGAAGTGAAGGTTGGAACtattttctgtcttcttttatATCATAGCGCTTACTAATTTAAACACATAAGTTTTAAATCAGTTGGATTGTCCTCTAAGTTGGTTCCTAGTTGTTACCATTTAAATATCTCATGTCTCAGCATTAGAATTTAAAGTTgatttaaacattaaagttgTACATCTGACATTGATTGTGTGTTCAACAGGCCAAGAACGCCCTGGCTCATGCTGTTCAGTCAGCACGTCACGACTGTGACCTGCTCAGAGAGCAGtttgaggaggagcaggaggccaAGGCTGAGCTGCAGCGAGGAATGTCCAAGGCCAACAGTGAGGTGGCTCAGTGGCGATCCAAATATGAGACTGATGCCATCCAGCGCActgaggagctggaggaggccAAGTAAGTCATGATTCTTTCATTGTTTAAATTGGTTTTCACAGTTGTTTCACTCTTAATCATtacaaaattattttaacaACAGGAAAAAGCTTGCCCAGCGTctgcaggaggctgaggaatCCATTGAGGCTGTGAACTCCAAGTGTGCCTCACTGGAAAAGACCAAGCAGAGGCTGCAGGGTGAGGTGGAGGACCTCATGATTGATGTGGAGAGAGCTAATGCTCTGGCTGCCAACCTTGACAAGAAGCAGAGGAACTTTGATAAGGTAAAGTTTTAAACATAACTAATATGATAAGAAGAGGGATACACCCATAATAACAACCAATTAATTAACCTATATTAACATAGGTCCTGGCAGAATGGAAGCAGAAGTATGAGGAGAGCCAGGCAGAGCTGGAAGGAGCCCAAAAGGAGGCTCGTTCTCTCAGCACTGAGTTGTTCAAGATGAAGAACTCATATGAAGAGGCTCTGGATCAACTGGAGACCATGAAGAGAGAGAACAAAAACCTGCAGCGTATGCTTATCTTGCTATAGATCATATGGATATGATTCTAATGTTTATATTCATTTATGTGTTATGTTACTGTAAGTACTGTAACTCTTGGCTGTGTTTGCTCTGTAGAGGAGATCTCAGATCTGACTGAGCAGATTGGTGAGACCGGAAAGAGCATCCATGAGCTGGAAAAGGCCAAGAAGACTGTTGAGACTGAGAAGTCTGAAATTCAGACAGCTCTGGAGGAAGCTGAGGTAATGTATTTTATAGAatcttactttgtttttaattaactttATAAAAGTATCCCATCTCCAGTTTATGTTGAaataaacctttatttaaaGGGAACTTTGGAGCACGAGGAGGCCAAGATCCTTCGTGTTCAGCTTGAACTAAACCAGGTGAAAGGTGAGATTGACAGGAAGCTGGCAGAGAAGGATGAGGAGATGGAGCAGATCAAGAGGAACAGCCAGAGGGTGATTGACTCCATGCAGAGCACTCTTGATGCTGAGGTCAGGAGCAGGAACGATGCCCTGAGAGTCAAGAAGAAGATGGAGGGAGACCTGAATGAGATGGAGATTCAGCTGAGCCATGCCAACAGACAGGCTGCTGAGGCCCAGAAACAACTGAGGAATGTCCAAGGACAGCTTAAGGTGAGTTGTTAGatcatttgtgtgtttgtgtttttttattaacctaaaagcataaaatgataatatcttttgtttgtttgaaatcaGGATGCCCAACTGCACCTTGATGATGCTGTCAGAGGACAGGAAGACATGAAGGAGCAGGTCGCCATGGTGGAGCGCAGAAATGGTCTGATGGTGGCTGAGATTGAGGAGCTGAGAGCCGCTCTggagcagacagagagaggacgCAAAGTAGCTGAGCAGGAGTTGGTTGATGCTAGCGAGCGTGTTGGACTGCTTCACTCTCAGGTTGGTGTTCATTACTTTACAAGAACTTTGTGGCATCAGAGAGTGAGAATCACATCATTAAAGTTGTTCCTTTTTCATTCAGAACACCAGTCTTTTGAACACCAAGAAGAAGCTGGAGGCTGACCTTGTCCAGGTTCAGGGTGAGGTGGATGATGCAGTTCAAGAAGCAAGAAATGCTGAGGAGAAGGCCAAAAAGGCTATCACTGATGTAAGTTAGTACTTTACAagccttcttttcttttcaaaattctTGTTCATGCTTGATCAGTAATCCCAATACCACCCATAATTTCAGGCTGCCATGATGGCTgaggagctgaagaaggagCAGGACACCAGTGCTCACCTGGAGAGGATGAAGAAGAACCTGGAGGTCACAGTCAAGGACCTGCAGCACCGTCTGGATGAGGCTGAGAACCTCGCCATGAAGGGTGGC
It encodes the following:
- the LOC116317636 gene encoding myosin heavy chain, fast skeletal muscle-like; this translates as MSTDAEMEQYGPAAIYLRKPEKERIEAQTTPFDAKTAFFVTDPDEMYVKGKLVKKEGGKATVETEGGKTVTVKEDDIHPRNPPKFDKMEDMAMMTHLNEPSVLYNLKERYASWMIYTYSGLFCVVVNPYKWLPVYDATCVAAYRGKKRIEAPPHIFSISDNAYQFMLTDRENQSVLITGESGAGKTVNTKRVIQYFATIAALGAKKAEPSPGKMQGSLEDQIVAANPLLEAYGNAKTVRNDNSSRFGKFIRIHFGTTGKLASADIETYLLEKSRVTFQLSAERSYHIFYQLMTGHKPELLEALLITTNPYDYPMISQGEITVKSINDVEEFIATDTAIDILGFSADEKLSIYKLTGAVMHHGNMKFKQKQREEQAEPDGTEVADKIAYLLGLNSADMLKALCYPRVKVGNEMVTKGQTVPQVNNAVSALCKSIYEKMFLWMVIRINEMLDTKQPRQFFIGVLDIAGFEIFDFNSLEQLCINFTNEKLQQFFNHHMFVLEQEEYKKEGIQWEFIDFGMDLAACIELIEKPMGIFSILEEECMFPKASDTTFKNKLHDQHLGKTKAFEKPKPGKGKAEAHFSLVHYAGTVDYNITGWLDKNKDPLNDSVVQLYQKSSNKLLCFLYAAHASAEEAAGGGGKKGGKKKGGSFQTVSALFRENLAKLMTNLRSTHPHFVRCLIPNETKTPGLMENALVIHQLRCNGVLEGIRICRKGFPSRILYGDFKQRYKVLNASVIPEGQFIDNKKASEKLLGSIDVDHTQYMFGHTKVFFKAGLLGTLEEMRDEKLAELVTMTQALCRGYVMRKEFVKMMERRESIFAIQYNIRSFMNVKNWPWLKLYFKIKPLLKSAETEKELQNMKENYEKMQTDLATALAKKKELEEKMVALLQEKNDLQLQVAAEVDNLSDAEERCEGLIKSKIQLEAKLKETSERLEDEEEINAELTAKKRKLEDECSELKKDIDDLELTLAKVEKEKHATENKVKNLTEEMASQDESIAKLTKEKKALQEAHQQTLDDLQAEEDKVNTLTKSKTKLEQQVDDLEGSLEQEKKLRMDLERAKRKLEGDLKLAQESIMDLENDKQQSDEKIKKKDFEISQLLSKIEDEQSLGAQLQKKIKELQARIEELEEEIEAERAARAKVEKQRADLSRELEEISERLEEAGGATAAQIEMNKKREAEFQKLRRDLEEATLQHEATAAALRKKQADTVAELGEQIDNLQRVKQKLEKEKSEYKMEIDDLSSNMEAVSKAKGNLEKMCRTLEDQLSELKAKNDENVRQLNDINAQKARLQTENGEFGRQLEEKEALVSQLTRGKQAFTQQIEELKRHVEEEVKAKNALAHAVQSARHDCDLLREQFEEEQEAKAELQRGMSKANSEVAQWRSKYETDAIQRTEELEEAKKKLAQRLQEAEESIEAVNSKCASLEKTKQRLQGEVEDLMIDVERANALAANLDKKQRNFDKVLAEWKQKYEESQAELEGAQKEARSLSTELFKMKNSYEEALDQLETMKRENKNLQQEISDLTEQIGETGKSIHELEKAKKTVETEKSEIQTALEEAEGTLEHEEAKILRVQLELNQVKGEIDRKLAEKDEEMEQIKRNSQRVIDSMQSTLDAEVRSRNDALRVKKKMEGDLNEMEIQLSHANRQAAEAQKQLRNVQGQLKDAQLHLDDAVRGQEDMKEQVAMVERRNGLMVAEIEELRAALEQTERGRKVAEQELVDASERVGLLHSQNTSLLNTKKKLEADLVQVQGEVDDAVQEARNAEEKAKKAITDAAMMAEELKKEQDTSAHLERMKKNLEVTVKDLQHRLDEAENLAMKGGKKQLQKLESRVRELEAEVEAEQRRGGDAVKGVRKYERRVKELTYQTEEDKKNLVRLQDLVDKLQLKVKAYKRQAEEAEEQANTHMSRLRKVQHEMEEAQERADIAESQVNKLRAKSRDVGKGESAE